One Streptomyces lincolnensis genomic region harbors:
- a CDS encoding RNA polymerase sigma-70 factor: MSDAHAVDRATETFVAHRNLLFTVAYEMLGSAADAEDVLQETWLRWVEVDLEQVRDQRAYLVRITTRQALNRLRTMSRRKESYVGPWLPEPLLTAPDVAQDVELAESVSMAVMLVLETLSPTERAVFVLREVFDVGYDEIAAAVDKTPAAVRQIAHRARRHVDARRPREVVSQSQTRAALDSFLRALEGGDLQGLLDVLAPEVVYMGDGGGVKHAALRPIVGADKVARLLAGGLGRSRIPVTFGPTVVNGSPALVIHMDGELDGIMAARVEAGRITGLYVVRNPEKLSRVESETPLALR, from the coding sequence ATGAGTGACGCTCACGCCGTTGACCGGGCGACCGAGACGTTCGTCGCCCACCGCAATCTGCTCTTCACCGTCGCGTACGAGATGCTCGGCTCGGCGGCCGATGCCGAGGACGTCCTCCAGGAGACCTGGCTGCGGTGGGTCGAGGTCGACCTGGAGCAGGTGCGCGACCAGCGCGCGTACCTGGTCCGCATCACGACCCGGCAGGCGCTCAACCGGCTGCGCACGATGTCGCGGCGCAAGGAGTCGTACGTGGGCCCGTGGCTGCCGGAGCCGCTGCTGACCGCGCCGGACGTGGCCCAGGACGTCGAACTCGCCGAGAGCGTGTCGATGGCGGTGATGCTCGTCCTGGAGACGTTGTCGCCGACCGAGCGGGCCGTGTTCGTGCTGCGCGAGGTCTTCGACGTCGGCTACGACGAGATCGCGGCGGCGGTCGACAAGACCCCGGCGGCCGTCCGCCAGATCGCGCACCGGGCCCGCCGGCACGTGGACGCCCGGCGCCCGCGCGAGGTGGTGTCCCAGAGTCAGACGCGGGCGGCTCTGGACTCGTTCCTGCGGGCGCTGGAGGGCGGGGACCTGCAAGGCCTGCTCGACGTGCTCGCGCCCGAGGTCGTCTACATGGGCGACGGCGGAGGCGTGAAGCACGCCGCGCTGCGGCCGATCGTCGGCGCCGACAAGGTGGCCCGCCTCTTGGCCGGCGGCCTCGGCAGGAGCAGGATCCCGGTCACCTTCGGGCCCACCGTGGTCAACGGCAGCCCGGCGCTGGTGATCCACATGGACGGTGAGCTGGACGGCATCATGGCGGCCCGCGTGGAGGCCGGCCGCATCACCGGCCTCTACGTCGTCCGCAACCCTGAGAAGCTGTCCCGCGTCGAATCCGAGACCCCGCTCGCCCTGCGGTGA
- a CDS encoding GNAT family N-acetyltransferase: MPLTFTLDPAVTPELRDGLLDLWTDVSNADGAVGFVAPVDRETVRPELVKHFAAMAEGRTRLLVGYDEDGTVAATAFLAFNTHRLMTHWVWAYTVMVHPRHQGKGYGRELLAATADAARSFEGIEAIRLTCRGGLGLERFYGSCGYKEVGRIPGAIRVAPGDDRDDIVMLLPLH; the protein is encoded by the coding sequence ATGCCCCTTACCTTCACTCTCGATCCCGCCGTGACGCCCGAACTGCGGGACGGCCTGCTCGATCTGTGGACGGACGTGTCGAACGCGGACGGCGCCGTCGGTTTCGTCGCGCCGGTGGACCGGGAGACGGTCCGGCCGGAGCTGGTGAAGCACTTCGCCGCGATGGCCGAGGGGCGCACCAGGCTGCTCGTGGGGTACGACGAGGACGGCACGGTCGCCGCGACCGCCTTCCTGGCCTTCAACACGCACCGGCTGATGACCCACTGGGTCTGGGCGTACACGGTGATGGTCCACCCGCGGCACCAGGGCAAGGGCTACGGCCGTGAGCTGCTTGCTGCCACCGCCGACGCGGCCCGCTCCTTCGAGGGCATCGAGGCGATCCGCCTCACCTGCCGCGGCGGACTCGGCCTGGAGCGGTTCTACGGCTCCTGCGGCTACAAGGAGGTCGGCCGGATACCGGGCGCGATCCGCGTCGCGCCCGGCGACGACCGCGACGACATCGTCATGCTGCTGCCCCTGCACTGA
- a CDS encoding TetR/AcrR family transcriptional regulator produces MGAVKSKRMPRAVREQQMLDAAVRTFGQRGYMAASMDEIAELAGVSKPLVYLYLNSKEDLFTACIRREARALTEAVRAGVRPGLAADRQLWDGLGAFFTHTGRNPDAWSVLHLQARTHGERFAAEAAAMREEIVAFVTELIVVAAREAHRDPDLAEGEVAGLAVALVGAAESLATWANATPGVTARQAAATLMNFAWAGLGNLMEGRPWSAPVMSDELSASGAVDVVHGA; encoded by the coding sequence ATGGGTGCCGTGAAGAGCAAGCGCATGCCGCGTGCCGTCCGGGAGCAGCAGATGCTGGACGCCGCGGTGCGGACGTTCGGGCAGCGTGGGTACATGGCGGCCTCGATGGACGAGATCGCCGAACTCGCGGGTGTGTCCAAGCCGTTGGTGTACCTGTACCTGAACTCGAAGGAGGACCTCTTCACCGCCTGCATCCGCCGTGAGGCGCGGGCGCTGACCGAGGCGGTTCGGGCCGGGGTGCGGCCGGGGCTGGCGGCCGACCGTCAACTCTGGGACGGGCTGGGGGCGTTCTTCACGCACACCGGGCGGAACCCGGACGCCTGGTCGGTGCTGCACCTCCAGGCGCGGACGCACGGCGAGCGCTTCGCGGCCGAGGCCGCCGCGATGCGGGAGGAGATCGTCGCGTTCGTGACCGAGCTGATCGTCGTCGCGGCCCGTGAGGCCCATCGCGACCCGGATCTCGCCGAGGGGGAGGTCGCCGGTCTCGCCGTGGCCCTCGTCGGCGCCGCCGAGTCCCTGGCCACCTGGGCGAACGCCACCCCCGGCGTCACCGCCCGGCAGGCAGCGGCCACCCTCATGAACTTCGCCTGGGCGGGCCTGGGCAACCTCATGGAGGGCCGCCCCTGGTCGGCACCCGTCATGAGCGACGAGCTGTCGGCTTCCGGTGCGGTGGATGTGGTGCACGGGGCGTAG
- a CDS encoding NAD(P)/FAD-dependent oxidoreductase gives MAENTDVVVIGGGYAGVMAANRLTQRDDVTVTLVNPRPTFVHRVRLHQLVGGTDSAVVDYREVLAEGVRLVVDSVTRIDAAGRGVELASGGAVGYDYLVYAVGSGTADPQVPGAAEFAYPIATLEEAERLRPVLDSAPATAAVTVVGAGPAGIETAAELAEQGRTVTLVCGGVLGPYLHTRGRRSVAGRLAALGVTVLDGSGAKVTAVTRDAVRLADGRKLPSAVTIWTAGFGVPDLAARSGLSTDALGRLLTDETLTSVDDERIVAAGDSAAPSGLPLRMSCQAAMPLGARAADTVLSRLAQERPETLNQSFGAQCISLGRDTGIFQFGNRSDVAVWFHIDGRLGAKMKEGVCKGIVKHLADEADRPGGYRLHRVKGGAGRQKALEALRAAAPVAVEQVS, from the coding sequence ATGGCTGAGAACACCGATGTGGTCGTGATCGGCGGCGGGTACGCCGGCGTCATGGCGGCCAACCGCCTGACGCAGCGCGACGACGTGACCGTGACGCTGGTCAACCCGCGCCCGACCTTCGTCCACCGGGTCCGTCTGCACCAGCTGGTGGGCGGGACCGACTCCGCCGTCGTCGACTACCGGGAGGTCCTGGCGGAAGGCGTCCGGCTGGTGGTCGACAGCGTGACGCGGATCGACGCGGCCGGGCGCGGTGTGGAGCTGGCGAGCGGTGGTGCGGTCGGCTACGACTACCTGGTCTACGCGGTGGGCAGTGGCACCGCCGACCCGCAGGTGCCCGGAGCGGCCGAGTTCGCCTACCCGATCGCCACCCTGGAGGAGGCGGAGCGGCTGCGGCCGGTCCTCGACTCCGCGCCCGCCACGGCCGCGGTGACGGTGGTCGGAGCCGGGCCCGCAGGCATCGAGACCGCCGCCGAACTGGCCGAGCAGGGCCGTACCGTCACCCTGGTCTGCGGCGGCGTGCTCGGCCCCTACCTCCACACCCGGGGCCGGCGTTCGGTGGCCGGGCGGCTCGCGGCACTCGGCGTGACCGTGCTCGACGGCTCCGGCGCCAAGGTGACGGCGGTGACCCGCGATGCCGTGCGGCTCGCCGACGGCCGGAAGCTGCCGAGCGCGGTGACCATCTGGACCGCCGGATTCGGCGTGCCGGACCTGGCAGCGCGCAGCGGGCTGAGCACCGATGCCCTGGGCCGCCTGCTCACCGACGAGACGCTGACCAGCGTGGATGACGAGCGCATCGTCGCGGCAGGCGACTCGGCGGCACCGTCGGGTCTGCCGCTGCGGATGAGCTGCCAGGCCGCGATGCCGCTGGGTGCGCGGGCCGCCGACACGGTGCTCAGCCGGTTGGCGCAGGAGCGGCCCGAGACCCTCAACCAGTCGTTCGGAGCGCAGTGCATCAGCCTGGGCCGGGACACCGGCATCTTCCAGTTCGGCAACAGGTCCGACGTCGCGGTGTGGTTCCACATCGACGGTCGCCTCGGCGCGAAGATGAAGGAGGGCGTGTGCAAGGGCATCGTGAAGCACCTGGCCGATGAGGCGGACAGGCCCGGCGGGTACCGCCTGCACCGCGTGAAGGGAGGCGCCGGGCGCCAGAAGGCGCTGGAGGCGCTGCGCGCGGCGGCGCCGGTGGCCGTCGAACAGGTTTCCTAG
- a CDS encoding DUF4229 domain-containing protein, which translates to MLRYTLMRLGIFVGCLVVVWGLVYTGVVPRGLGSSNGMWVVLLSLVISAPISFVALRKERDRASVQVVQKVDRVKANLEANRSQEDGADDAARVQGQTS; encoded by the coding sequence ATGCTCCGCTACACACTGATGCGCCTCGGGATCTTCGTGGGCTGCCTCGTGGTCGTCTGGGGTCTCGTCTACACCGGCGTCGTCCCACGCGGCCTCGGCTCCTCCAACGGCATGTGGGTCGTCCTGCTCTCCCTGGTGATCTCGGCCCCGATCAGCTTCGTCGCCCTCCGCAAGGAGCGCGACCGCGCCTCGGTCCAGGTCGTCCAGAAGGTGGACCGCGTCAAGGCCAACCTGGAGGCGAACCGCAGCCAGGAGGACGGCGCGGACGACGCGGCGCGGGTCCAGGGCCAGACCTCGTAG
- a CDS encoding AMP-dependent synthetase/ligase has protein sequence MSLSYTSGSDYDGMPVLVEPEIRRLDGEVREVAVPPLAPPRAHGSLADLPFDNADTAPEARVLSRRTDDGGWRDVTAAEFAAEVLALAKGMIAEGLQPGDRIAVMARTIYEWTLLDFAAWAAGLVTVPIYPTSSVFQTRWILEDSGAVALVTEHVSQAAALGPELGRLPDLRHMWIIEKDHLPRLAELGAQVPDQEVAVRRGMLVPDTLATVIYTSGTTGRPKGCVLSHGNFFAEVDNAIELLHPVFKSKTAAEDVATLLFLPMSHVFGRMVAIACIRARVRLGHAPSLKAEDLMADLGAFKPTFLLVIPYMLEKVFNNARAKAESGGRAAAFDRAVGVACRYAEAAEARQSGTGSGPNAALKTARTFYDSLIYRRIRNAMGGRIRHIICGGSPLGERLAAFYAGAGMEIYEGYGLTESTGAATVTPPLKPRLGTVGWPLPGTRVRIAADGEILLGGDQVFRGYWDPHGGGVIPASTDGWFPTGDIGRLDDEGYLTITGRKKEILITAGGKNVAPAPLENWLRSHPLISQVMVLGDRRPFISALITLDMDGVSHWRRMNGKHPVPAELLLDDPELREILQRAVDEANKMVSRPESIRRFTVLPRDFSEEAGHLTPSMKLRRETVLRDFAEQIEALYQR, from the coding sequence ATGTCCCTCTCCTATACGTCCGGATCCGACTACGACGGCATGCCCGTCCTTGTCGAGCCCGAGATCCGGCGCCTTGACGGAGAGGTCCGGGAGGTGGCCGTACCGCCGCTCGCCCCGCCGCGGGCCCACGGCTCGCTCGCCGACCTGCCGTTCGACAACGCGGACACGGCTCCCGAGGCGCGGGTCCTCAGTCGCCGTACGGACGACGGCGGCTGGCGGGACGTGACCGCGGCCGAGTTCGCCGCCGAGGTGCTCGCACTGGCGAAGGGCATGATCGCGGAGGGGCTCCAGCCCGGCGACCGGATCGCCGTCATGGCGCGGACGATCTACGAGTGGACGCTGCTGGACTTCGCGGCCTGGGCGGCCGGTCTGGTCACCGTGCCGATCTATCCCACCTCCTCGGTCTTCCAGACCCGGTGGATCCTGGAGGACTCCGGGGCGGTGGCCCTGGTGACCGAGCATGTGAGCCAGGCCGCCGCGCTGGGCCCGGAGCTGGGCCGGCTGCCAGACCTGCGGCACATGTGGATCATCGAGAAGGACCATCTGCCCCGCCTGGCGGAGCTCGGCGCGCAGGTCCCCGACCAGGAGGTCGCCGTACGGCGCGGGATGCTCGTCCCGGACACCCTCGCCACCGTCATCTACACCTCCGGCACCACCGGCCGCCCCAAGGGCTGTGTGCTCTCGCACGGCAACTTCTTCGCCGAGGTCGACAACGCCATCGAACTCCTCCACCCCGTCTTCAAGTCCAAGACGGCGGCCGAGGACGTCGCCACGCTCCTGTTCCTGCCCATGTCCCACGTCTTCGGGCGGATGGTCGCCATCGCCTGCATCCGCGCGCGGGTGCGGCTGGGGCACGCGCCGAGCCTGAAGGCGGAGGACCTGATGGCGGACCTCGGCGCCTTCAAGCCGACCTTCCTGCTGGTCATCCCGTACATGCTGGAGAAGGTCTTCAACAACGCGCGCGCCAAGGCCGAGAGCGGTGGCCGGGCCGCCGCCTTCGACCGCGCGGTGGGTGTGGCCTGCCGCTACGCCGAGGCGGCCGAGGCCCGCCAGTCCGGCACCGGCTCCGGCCCGAACGCCGCCCTGAAGACCGCCCGCACCTTCTACGACTCCCTGATCTACCGCCGTATCCGCAACGCCATGGGCGGCAGGATCCGGCACATCATCTGCGGCGGCTCCCCGCTGGGCGAGCGGCTCGCCGCCTTCTACGCGGGCGCGGGCATGGAGATCTACGAGGGCTACGGCCTGACCGAGTCCACCGGCGCGGCCACGGTCACGCCCCCGCTCAAGCCCCGCCTGGGCACGGTCGGCTGGCCGCTGCCCGGGACCCGGGTGCGGATCGCGGCGGACGGCGAGATCCTGCTCGGCGGCGACCAGGTCTTCCGCGGCTACTGGGACCCGCACGGCGGCGGGGTGATCCCGGCCTCCACCGACGGCTGGTTCCCCACCGGTGACATCGGCCGGCTGGACGACGAGGGCTACCTCACGATCACCGGGCGGAAGAAGGAGATCCTCATCACCGCCGGCGGCAAGAACGTCGCCCCCGCGCCCCTGGAGAACTGGCTCCGCTCCCACCCCCTGATCTCCCAGGTGATGGTCCTCGGGGACCGCCGCCCCTTCATCTCGGCGCTGATCACCCTCGACATGGACGGCGTCTCGCACTGGCGCCGGATGAACGGCAAACACCCGGTTCCCGCGGAACTCCTGCTCGACGACCCGGAGTTGAGGGAGATTCTGCAACGCGCGGTCGACGAGGCGAACAAGATGGTCTCCCGCCCGGAGTCCATCCGCCGCTTCACCGTCCTGCCGAGGGACTTCTCGGAGGAGGCCGGGCACCTGACGCCGTCGATGAAGCTGCGGCGCGAGACCGTGCTGCGGGACTTCGCGGAACAGATCGAGGCTCTGTATCAGCGGTGA
- a CDS encoding 3-oxoacyl-ACP reductase, whose protein sequence is MADRYLRFTGTAPGRFLTRRLGLPQPAALVRWSPERPCLDGDLLHLTAGKSDLDLAGTGLSLTASSQRPAAVLLDATGVRDVEGLDEVHAALHPVVRSVAASGRVVVLGAPLDPDDHHQAAVQQALEGFTRSLGKEIGRGRTVNLVRLTDALAAESTLRFLLSPKSAYVSGQVVEVGDGRGAETGDGRIAAPEDRDRPLAGRTALVTGGARGIGEAVAETLARDGARVVVLDVPAALADAERVAARLGGTALALDITADDAGERIARALPDGLDVLVHNAGITRDRRLVNMPAERWSSVLQVNLASVLRTTDALLASGTLRSGGRVVATASIAGLAGNAGQTNYGASKAGVVGLVRSLAPRALAEHGVTVNAVAPGFIETRMTASIPLFIREAGRRMNSLAQGGLPADVAETTAWLAHPASGAVNGQVVRVCGQSLLGA, encoded by the coding sequence ATGGCCGACCGCTATCTGAGGTTCACCGGCACCGCGCCCGGCCGCTTCCTGACCCGACGCCTCGGCCTGCCGCAGCCCGCCGCGCTCGTCCGCTGGTCGCCCGAACGGCCCTGTCTCGACGGTGACTTGCTCCATCTGACGGCGGGCAAGTCCGACCTGGATCTCGCCGGTACGGGGCTCTCTCTCACCGCCTCCTCTCAGCGGCCCGCCGCTGTGCTGCTGGACGCGACCGGCGTCCGGGACGTCGAAGGGCTCGATGAGGTGCACGCGGCCCTGCACCCCGTCGTGCGGTCGGTGGCGGCGAGCGGGCGGGTGGTCGTGCTGGGCGCGCCGCTCGACCCGGACGACCACCATCAGGCCGCCGTCCAGCAGGCGTTGGAGGGTTTCACACGCTCGCTCGGCAAGGAGATCGGACGCGGGCGGACGGTGAACCTCGTCCGGCTGACGGACGCGCTCGCCGCGGAGTCGACGCTGCGGTTTCTGTTGTCTCCCAAGTCGGCCTATGTCAGTGGCCAGGTTGTGGAGGTGGGGGACGGTCGGGGCGCGGAGACCGGAGACGGTCGGATCGCCGCCCCGGAGGACCGGGACCGCCCCCTGGCCGGGCGCACCGCCCTGGTCACCGGCGGCGCGCGCGGTATCGGGGAGGCGGTCGCCGAGACGCTGGCGCGGGACGGGGCGCGGGTCGTCGTCCTGGACGTACCGGCCGCTCTCGCCGACGCCGAGCGGGTCGCCGCACGCCTCGGCGGGACCGCCCTCGCGCTCGACATCACCGCCGACGACGCCGGCGAGCGGATCGCCCGCGCCCTGCCCGACGGCCTGGACGTCCTGGTCCACAACGCGGGCATCACGCGGGACCGACGGCTCGTCAACATGCCTGCCGAGCGGTGGAGTTCGGTGCTCCAGGTGAACCTGGCGAGCGTGCTGCGCACCACCGACGCGCTGCTGGCGAGCGGGACGCTGCGTTCCGGCGGGCGGGTCGTGGCGACGGCCTCCATCGCGGGGCTCGCGGGCAACGCGGGGCAGACGAACTACGGCGCGAGCAAGGCGGGCGTGGTCGGCCTGGTCCGCTCCCTCGCGCCGCGCGCGCTCGCCGAGCACGGGGTGACCGTCAACGCGGTCGCGCCCGGGTTCATCGAGACCCGGATGACGGCCTCGATCCCGCTGTTCATCCGCGAGGCGGGCCGCCGCATGAACTCCCTCGCCCAGGGCGGCCTGCCCGCCGACGTCGCCGAGACCACCGCCTGGCTCGCCCATCCCGCCTCCGGCGCGGTCAACGGTCAGGTCGTACGGGTCTGCGGCCAGAGCCTGTTGGGGGCGTGA
- a CDS encoding AMP-dependent synthetase/ligase — MAVHSTEYDGTPILVAPEIRHLDGAVREVSVPPFVPPSTHGSLADLPFTNAGLAPDDRVLSRKTEDGGWTDVTADQFAREVLAVAKGLISEGLRPGDRLAIMAPTRYEWTLLDFAAWAAGLVTVPIYPTSSVYQTRWILQNSGAVALVTETAAQAAALGPELCRILDLRHLWIIEKRHVERLAECGSGVPDQEVAVRRAMLGPDTLATVVYTSGTTGRPKGCALTHGNFFAEVDNAIELLYPVFRARTSEEAAVLHFLPMSHVFGRMVAIACIRARVRLGHAASLKADELLPDLASFRPTCLIAIPYMLEKVFNVARAKAETGGRVSSFDRAARVARRYGEAMEARHSGTGAGPTTALKAARAFYDPLVYRRIRNAMGGRVRYMISGGSPLGRRLASFYAGAGIEIYEGYGLTETTGAATVTPPLKPRMGSVGWPLPGTKVRLAADGEILLSGGHVLRGYWDPDAGGVTPAAPDDWLPTGDLGHLDEEGYLYITGRKKEMLITAGGKSVAPAPLENWLRAHPLISQVMVVGDGRPCIGALVTLDLQGVTHWLRMNGRQPVPAEVLVDDEELRQVLQRAVDEANKLVSRPESIRRFTVLPVDFTEEEGHLTPSMKLRREAIAERFAPRIEELYDRPR; from the coding sequence ATGGCGGTCCACTCCACCGAGTACGACGGCACACCGATTCTGGTGGCGCCCGAGATACGGCATCTGGACGGGGCGGTGCGGGAGGTCTCCGTCCCCCCGTTCGTCCCGCCCTCCACGCACGGCTCGCTGGCCGACCTGCCCTTCACCAACGCGGGCCTCGCCCCCGACGACCGTGTCCTCAGCCGCAAGACCGAGGACGGCGGCTGGACGGACGTGACGGCGGACCAGTTCGCCCGCGAGGTCCTGGCGGTGGCCAAGGGGCTGATATCCGAGGGGCTCAGGCCCGGCGACCGGCTCGCCATCATGGCGCCCACCCGCTACGAGTGGACGCTCCTGGACTTCGCCGCCTGGGCCGCCGGCCTGGTCACCGTGCCGATCTACCCCACCTCCTCGGTCTACCAGACCCGGTGGATCCTCCAGAACTCCGGCGCGGTCGCCCTCGTCACGGAGACCGCCGCGCAGGCCGCCGCACTGGGCCCGGAACTCTGCCGGATCCTGGACCTGCGGCACCTGTGGATCATCGAGAAGCGGCACGTGGAGCGGCTGGCCGAGTGCGGCTCGGGAGTGCCGGACCAGGAGGTCGCCGTACGACGGGCGATGCTCGGCCCCGACACCCTGGCCACCGTCGTCTACACCTCGGGCACCACCGGCCGCCCCAAGGGCTGCGCGCTGACCCACGGCAACTTCTTCGCCGAGGTCGACAACGCCATCGAGCTGCTCTACCCGGTCTTCCGGGCGCGGACCAGCGAGGAGGCGGCGGTCCTGCACTTCCTGCCGATGTCGCACGTCTTCGGCCGGATGGTCGCCATCGCCTGCATCCGCGCGCGGGTGCGGCTGGGGCACGCGGCGAGCCTGAAGGCGGACGAACTGCTGCCCGACCTGGCGAGTTTCAGGCCGACCTGTCTCATCGCCATCCCGTACATGCTGGAGAAGGTCTTCAACGTGGCCCGCGCCAAGGCCGAGACCGGCGGCCGGGTCTCCTCCTTCGACCGTGCGGCGCGCGTGGCCCGCCGCTACGGCGAGGCGATGGAGGCCCGCCACTCCGGCACGGGCGCAGGACCGACCACGGCCCTCAAGGCGGCCCGCGCCTTCTACGACCCGCTCGTCTACCGCCGTATCCGCAACGCCATGGGCGGCAGGGTCCGTTACATGATCAGCGGAGGCTCTCCGCTGGGCCGCCGGCTGGCCTCCTTCTACGCGGGCGCCGGTATCGAGATCTACGAGGGCTACGGTCTGACCGAGACGACCGGCGCGGCCACGGTCACGCCCCCGCTCAAACCCCGGATGGGCTCGGTCGGCTGGCCCCTGCCCGGCACCAAGGTCCGCCTCGCCGCCGACGGCGAGATCCTGCTCTCCGGCGGCCATGTCCTGCGCGGCTACTGGGATCCGGACGCGGGCGGCGTCACCCCGGCCGCCCCCGACGACTGGCTGCCCACCGGCGACCTCGGGCACCTGGACGAGGAGGGCTACCTCTACATCACCGGCCGCAAGAAGGAGATGCTGATCACGGCGGGCGGCAAGAGCGTCGCCCCGGCCCCGCTGGAGAACTGGCTGCGCGCCCACCCCCTGATCTCCCAGGTGATGGTCGTCGGCGACGGCCGCCCCTGCATCGGGGCGCTGGTCACCCTCGACCTCCAGGGCGTCACCCACTGGCTCCGGATGAACGGCAGGCAGCCCGTCCCCGCGGAAGTCCTGGTCGACGACGAGGAGTTGAGGCAGGTCCTCCAGCGCGCGGTGGACGAGGCCAACAAGCTGGTCTCACGGCCGGAGTCCATCCGCCGGTTCACCGTGCTCCCCGTCGACTTCACGGAGGAGGAAGGGCATCTGACCCCGTCGATGAAGCTGCGCAGGGAGGCGATCGCCGAGCGATTCGCGCCGCGGATCGAGGAGTTGTACGACCGGCCGCGGTGA
- a CDS encoding MaoC family dehydratase, whose product MTTPPTTTTLTAVPGLAPLLARGALLSPFKRPRPDADFPRTRLVLPGLRVDLARLAAYERVCGFATGDDALPPTYPHVLGFPLVMRLMSGWDFPLPLLGLVHTSVEITRRAPLTTTAEYELMAYVDELMPHRRGTEAAVVTEMRARGEVVWESRSTYLARHRGGSRPAAPSERSEREPLPAEAEWRLAGDVGRRYAAASGDRNPIHLHPLTARLFGFPRAIAHGMWTLARGLAAHGTPTAVLVRADFRAPVLLPGTVTYAADDTGLFELRSGDGRVHVSGGVYPLVP is encoded by the coding sequence GTGACGACCCCACCGACCACCACCACCCTGACGGCCGTACCCGGTCTCGCTCCCCTGCTCGCCCGGGGCGCCCTGCTCTCCCCGTTCAAACGGCCGCGCCCGGACGCGGACTTCCCCCGCACCCGGCTCGTCCTGCCCGGCCTGCGGGTCGACCTGGCGCGGCTCGCGGCCTACGAGCGGGTGTGCGGGTTCGCCACCGGGGACGACGCGCTGCCCCCGACCTATCCGCACGTCCTCGGCTTCCCGCTGGTCATGCGGCTGATGAGCGGGTGGGACTTCCCGCTGCCGCTGCTCGGACTCGTCCACACGTCGGTGGAGATCACCCGGCGCGCACCGCTGACGACGACCGCGGAGTACGAACTCATGGCCTACGTCGACGAGTTGATGCCGCACCGGCGGGGCACCGAGGCCGCCGTGGTCACCGAGATGCGGGCGCGCGGGGAGGTGGTGTGGGAGTCGCGCAGCACCTACCTGGCCCGGCACCGCGGTGGTTCACGCCCCGCCGCCCCCTCGGAACGGTCGGAGCGGGAGCCCTTGCCCGCCGAGGCCGAGTGGCGGCTCGCCGGGGACGTCGGACGCAGGTACGCGGCGGCCTCCGGCGACCGCAACCCGATCCACCTGCACCCCCTCACCGCCCGCCTGTTCGGCTTCCCCCGCGCCATCGCCCACGGCATGTGGACCCTCGCCCGAGGCCTGGCCGCCCACGGCACCCCCACCGCCGTCCTGGTCCGCGCCGACTTCCGCGCCCCGGTCCTGCTGCCCGGCACGGTGACCTATGCGGCGGACGACACCGGCCTCTTCGAACTGCGGAGCGGGGACGGGCGGGTGCATGTGAGCGGGGGTGTCTATCCGCTGGTGCCGTGA